In the Candidatus Ryanbacteria bacterium CG10_big_fil_rev_8_21_14_0_10_43_42 genome, TAATTTTTTATGAAAAAAAATACTCCCGGGGAAGAGGTTCCCAAAAAACGATCCTCCTCAAAGGATTGTGAGAATTATAAAAAAATGGCTGATGAATATCTTGCCGGATGGAAACGATGTCAGGCGGATGCCGCAAATGCAAAAAAAGATGATGATCGCAAAAGGACCGAATATATCCTTTTCGCCGAAGAAGGCATTATCCGCGAACTGCTTCCTATTGTTGATATATTTGACCGCGCATTTGCCGGACAAGATATTCAAAATCCTTATGTACAGGGATTTCGCCACATTCATACGGGACTCATGCATCTTCTTACGACGCACGGTGTGACGCCCATTGAAGCTGAAGGACTGCCCCTGGACGTCTCTCGTCATGAAGC is a window encoding:
- the grpE gene encoding nucleotide exchange factor GrpE, translating into MKKNTPGEEVPKKRSSSKDCENYKKMADEYLAGWKRCQADAANAKKDDDRKRTEYILFAEEGIIRELLPIVDIFDRAFAGQDIQNPYVQGFRHIHTGLMHLLTTHGVTPIEAEGLPLDVSRHEAIESVPVNDEQKDNIITEELSKGYMLRDKVIQASKVKVGIYKKSS